The Brevibacillus brevis genome contains a region encoding:
- a CDS encoding ABC transporter ATP-binding protein: MALLELTNVHTYYGGIHALKGLSMTVNEGEVVTLIGSNGAGKSTTLKTICGQTRAKEGKVIFNGKDITQMRTHDIALAGIAHVPEGRRIFPKLTVRENLEMGAFSVSDKKVIEEGIERAFAYFPRLKERVSQKGGTMSGGEQQMLAIARGLMMKPKILMLDEPSMGLAPILVEQIFDIVTELNKEGMTILLVEQNANQALSVAHRGYVIQTGEIILKDDAQTLLMNPQVREAYLA, encoded by the coding sequence ATGGCATTGCTAGAGCTGACTAACGTTCATACGTATTACGGCGGCATCCACGCATTAAAAGGATTGAGCATGACGGTAAACGAAGGCGAAGTGGTGACGCTGATTGGTTCCAACGGGGCAGGTAAATCGACCACGTTGAAAACGATATGTGGGCAGACCCGTGCTAAAGAAGGAAAAGTCATCTTTAATGGCAAAGACATTACGCAGATGCGTACACATGATATTGCCTTAGCAGGAATCGCTCACGTCCCGGAAGGCCGCCGCATTTTTCCCAAGCTGACCGTACGCGAGAATTTGGAGATGGGTGCCTTCAGTGTATCCGATAAAAAGGTGATCGAAGAAGGAATCGAGCGCGCCTTTGCTTACTTTCCTCGACTGAAGGAACGGGTTAGTCAAAAAGGTGGCACGATGTCCGGGGGCGAGCAGCAAATGCTGGCGATTGCGCGTGGCCTGATGATGAAACCCAAAATTCTGATGCTCGATGAACCGTCGATGGGATTGGCGCCGATTCTGGTAGAGCAGATTTTTGACATCGTTACGGAGCTGAACAAGGAAGGCATGACGATTCTCTTGGTCGAGCAAAATGCGAATCAGGCGCTGTCTGTCGCGCATCGCGGTTATGTGATTCAGACAGGCGAAATTATTTTGAAAGACGACGCCCAGACATTATTGATGAATCCGCAGGTAAGAGAGGCGTATTTGGCGTAA
- a CDS encoding ABC transporter ATP-binding protein has protein sequence MALLEAKNLTKRFGGLVANQDVSIGIEKGSITAVIGPNGAGKTTFFNMITGFYEPDEGEILLNGKSIKKLRPDQIASRGITRTFQNIRLFKEMTALENVMVGVHSRLSAGILGILFNSKRVRQEEERTRVEAYQLMEYVGIAHIANEAAGSLPYGLQRRLEIARAMATNPQIILLDEPAAGMNPRETVEMTDFIRRLKKELDLTIILIEHDMKLVMGLSEYIHVLDYGRKIAEGTPEQIRNNPNVIEAYLGKSASDVS, from the coding sequence ATGGCATTGTTAGAGGCAAAAAATTTAACGAAGCGCTTTGGCGGCTTGGTAGCCAATCAAGACGTTTCGATTGGCATCGAAAAAGGAAGCATTACGGCTGTCATCGGTCCGAATGGGGCCGGAAAAACGACTTTTTTCAATATGATTACCGGATTTTACGAGCCAGATGAGGGAGAAATCCTGCTGAATGGCAAAAGCATCAAGAAGCTTCGTCCTGATCAGATCGCGAGTCGCGGTATCACCCGCACCTTTCAAAACATTCGTCTGTTCAAAGAAATGACGGCATTGGAAAATGTCATGGTGGGTGTGCATAGCCGCTTGTCCGCTGGAATTCTCGGTATCCTGTTCAATTCCAAACGTGTACGCCAGGAGGAAGAGCGGACGCGTGTCGAGGCTTATCAGCTCATGGAGTATGTCGGGATCGCACATATTGCCAATGAAGCAGCAGGAAGTCTGCCTTACGGGCTTCAACGCCGCTTGGAAATTGCCCGGGCGATGGCGACCAATCCGCAAATCATTTTGCTCGATGAACCGGCGGCAGGGATGAATCCTCGCGAGACGGTTGAGATGACGGATTTTATTCGTCGGCTGAAAAAAGAGCTCGATTTGACGATTATCTTGATCGAGCATGATATGAAGCTGGTCATGGGACTCAGCGAATACATTCACGTGTTGGATTACGGGAGAAAAATTGCAGAAGGAACACCCGAACAAATCCGCAACAACCCTAACGTCATTGAGGCCTATCTCGGAAAAAGTGCGTCGGACGTGTCGTAG
- a CDS encoding branched-chain amino acid ABC transporter permease, with protein MANLAWKSFKGIPLVFTLIWIVAFSAALYLMDKSVIAFLGILSSIVLVYYTNTSKTIKMVIGAVVLLLIIPLVAGENRYYMEVASQVGIYVAMALGLNIVVGFAGLLDLGYVAFFAAGAYAYAIFSTSQANEFIAGNLFPLSGEWFWPFLIVGLIVAAVFGILLGLPVLRVKGDYLAIVTLGFGEIIRIVFNNLDKPINITNGPQGITPIPSPELFGIKMGTPFYFYFIVLFVIAFIVLANIRFEHSRLGRAWIAVREDELAAQSMGISLLNTKLAAFALGASFAGVVGVIFAAKQTFIDPTSFTLMESIGILVMVILGGSGSIPGVVLGAAFVTILQVQLLKEFSNFLHGLQNAGIISLPNQLDPSKFQRLIFGIMLILVALYRPNGLIPAKRKKNDLDAIKNSEFGKEKLGILGRLSQLTSGKQS; from the coding sequence ATGGCAAATCTCGCTTGGAAATCGTTCAAAGGCATTCCGCTCGTATTCACGTTGATCTGGATTGTAGCTTTTTCTGCCGCGTTGTACCTCATGGATAAATCGGTCATCGCGTTTCTCGGCATTCTTTCTTCCATTGTGCTTGTCTATTACACCAATACCTCCAAAACGATCAAAATGGTGATTGGTGCTGTGGTTCTCCTTCTGATCATTCCGTTGGTAGCGGGTGAAAACCGATACTACATGGAAGTAGCTTCACAGGTAGGAATCTATGTAGCGATGGCTTTGGGTTTGAATATCGTAGTAGGCTTTGCTGGTTTGCTTGACTTGGGTTACGTCGCATTTTTTGCTGCTGGGGCTTATGCTTACGCGATTTTCTCGACCTCGCAAGCGAATGAGTTTATTGCAGGGAATCTGTTCCCGCTCTCCGGTGAGTGGTTTTGGCCATTTCTCATAGTCGGCTTGATAGTAGCTGCCGTTTTCGGAATATTGCTAGGATTGCCAGTTCTCAGAGTAAAGGGCGATTACCTCGCGATCGTGACCTTGGGCTTTGGCGAAATCATTCGCATTGTCTTCAACAACTTGGACAAGCCCATCAACATCACCAACGGTCCGCAGGGAATTACGCCGATTCCGTCTCCTGAGCTGTTTGGGATCAAAATGGGGACACCGTTTTACTTTTACTTCATCGTCTTGTTTGTGATTGCCTTTATCGTTTTGGCGAATATACGCTTTGAGCATTCTCGTTTGGGACGTGCATGGATTGCGGTACGTGAAGATGAGCTGGCTGCCCAGTCCATGGGGATTTCCCTGTTGAATACCAAGCTGGCTGCATTTGCATTGGGTGCTTCCTTCGCTGGTGTCGTCGGTGTTATCTTTGCGGCCAAGCAGACGTTTATCGATCCTACTTCCTTTACGCTGATGGAATCAATCGGGATATTGGTCATGGTCATTCTGGGTGGTAGTGGCAGCATTCCAGGCGTTGTGCTTGGTGCCGCTTTTGTCACGATCTTGCAGGTACAGCTGTTAAAAGAATTCTCCAACTTCCTGCACGGTCTGCAAAATGCGGGGATTATCAGTTTGCCGAACCAGCTGGACCCATCCAAGTTCCAGCGACTCATTTTCGGAATTATGCTCATTCTCGTAGCCTTGTATCGCCCTAACGGATTGATTCCGGCCAAACGGAAGAAAAACGATCTCGATGCGATCAAAAATAGCGAGTTTGGCAAAGAAAAGCTGGGGATTCTCGGCAGACTGTCCCAATTGACTTCTGGGAAACAGTCATAG
- a CDS encoding branched-chain amino acid ABC transporter permease: protein MLAPFPRENKSSQWNECRKFVQVYKRNEGWESMINILPQVLVDGLTLGFMYAVVALGYTMVYGILEIINFAHGDIFMVGAFIGTEVLLISDALGALEGMNPFVALFITLIIAMVLTGALGVGIERIAYRPLRGAPRLVPLISAIGVSFLLQDLVRFTEALARNEFYLNSPALFTGSIPLGSIATIPTKGLIVIVIAIVMMIALTLFVNKTKWGIAMRAVAQDQSTASLMTINVNKVIMLTFLIGSSLGGATGVLFAQNYGTIDPYIGFILGLKAFTAAVLGGIGNLRGAMIGGVLLGLLESLSGAFMGPLTNGAFGAEYKDVFAFSILILVLLFKPEGLFGEAVKEKV, encoded by the coding sequence GTGTTGGCCCCTTTTCCACGAGAAAACAAGTCCAGTCAATGGAATGAATGCAGAAAATTTGTACAAGTCTACAAGAGAAATGAGGGATGGGAAAGCATGATCAACATTTTGCCTCAGGTGTTGGTTGACGGATTGACACTTGGATTTATGTACGCAGTCGTGGCTTTAGGCTACACAATGGTTTACGGGATTTTGGAAATTATCAACTTTGCCCATGGAGACATTTTCATGGTCGGAGCCTTTATCGGTACAGAGGTATTATTGATCTCTGATGCGCTAGGGGCACTTGAAGGTATGAATCCATTTGTCGCACTTTTCATAACACTCATAATTGCCATGGTATTAACGGGTGCTTTAGGGGTAGGAATTGAGAGGATTGCCTATCGACCATTGCGTGGAGCACCTCGCCTTGTGCCGTTGATTTCGGCGATTGGCGTATCGTTTTTGCTGCAAGACCTCGTACGTTTTACAGAAGCACTGGCTCGTAATGAGTTTTATTTGAACAGTCCCGCTCTTTTTACAGGTTCGATTCCATTAGGAAGTATTGCTACGATTCCAACAAAAGGATTGATCGTAATTGTAATTGCGATCGTCATGATGATTGCGTTGACGTTGTTTGTGAATAAAACAAAGTGGGGAATCGCCATGCGCGCCGTCGCACAAGACCAGAGTACGGCTTCGCTGATGACCATAAATGTAAACAAAGTAATCATGCTTACGTTTTTGATTGGATCCAGCCTGGGTGGCGCGACAGGTGTTCTGTTTGCGCAAAACTACGGAACGATCGATCCGTATATCGGTTTTATTCTCGGTCTTAAAGCATTTACAGCTGCCGTACTCGGCGGGATTGGGAACCTGCGTGGTGCGATGATCGGTGGCGTACTTCTCGGTCTTCTGGAATCCCTGTCCGGTGCCTTTATGGGGCCGTTGACCAACGGAGCCTTTGGTGCAGAGTACAAAGACGTGTTTGCGTTCAGTATTTTAATTCTCGTGCTTCTCTTCAAGCCGGAAGGACTGTTTGGCGAAGCTGTAAAAGAGAAAGTGTAG